The Caloramator mitchellensis genome contains a region encoding:
- a CDS encoding gamma-glutamyl-gamma-aminobutyrate hydrolase family protein, giving the protein MKKPYIGITCDYLISESGVYVGQERFFVAKDYIDSVLEAGGVPVLIPIINKESDILQIIDQLDGIILSGGHDVNPIYYGEEPSKFVGFTYTPRDLYELFIVKAAIEKDMPILGISRGQQIMVVAFGGKLYQDISQREEAYLNHMQRANINDIGHYINIKPGTRLHKIFDTDRLLVNSFHHQAAKEVPNNFVIAAESSDGVVEAIEHKTKPIMAVQWHPEMMTKKHPVMLRLFEEFVNWCK; this is encoded by the coding sequence ATGAAAAAGCCCTACATAGGAATTACCTGCGATTATCTGATTTCAGAGTCTGGAGTTTATGTTGGACAGGAAAGGTTTTTTGTGGCCAAGGACTACATCGATTCGGTTTTGGAGGCTGGAGGAGTTCCAGTTTTGATTCCGATAATAAATAAAGAGTCTGATATTTTGCAGATTATAGACCAATTAGACGGAATTATATTATCTGGAGGACACGATGTAAACCCAATATATTATGGAGAGGAACCGTCTAAATTTGTTGGATTTACATATACCCCAAGGGACCTTTATGAACTTTTTATAGTTAAAGCTGCAATAGAAAAGGATATGCCCATTTTGGGAATTAGCCGTGGACAGCAGATAATGGTCGTAGCGTTCGGCGGAAAGCTGTATCAAGATATAAGTCAGAGAGAAGAAGCTTATCTAAATCACATGCAAAGAGCCAATATTAACGATATAGGTCATTATATCAATATAAAACCAGGAACAAGACTTCACAAAATATTCGATACCGACAGACTTCTTGTTAATAGCTTCCATCACCAGGCAGCAAAAGAAGTGCCAAATAATTTTGTTATAGCAGCAGAATCTTCTGATGGAGTGGTTGAAGCGATTGAACATAAGACTAAACCTATTATGGCTGTTCAATGGCATCCTGAAATGATGACAAAGAAACATCCTGTGATGTTAAGGTTATTTGAGGAATTTGTTAATTGGTGTAAATAA
- a CDS encoding aminotransferase class V-fold PLP-dependent enzyme, producing the protein MRRIYLDNAATTFPKAPTVAKSMVEYIEHIGGNVGRGTHFSSYTAGSVVYETRELLSKLFVFDDPMKVVFTMNITQSINMILKGFLKSGDHVIITSMEHNAVLRPLSSLSKEGVQFDVLQCDETGFLNPEIILKFIRPNTKLIIMSHASNVTGTIQNIKRIGQICKEKNVYFCLDSAQTAGVLDIDFYDLNLSALAFTGHKGLLGPQGIGGFLISTEFANEIKPLIEGGTGSLSESEFQPSFLPDKFESGTLNIPGIFGLNAAIKYILNIGTEEIRNKEKELTNRFLNKVLNIDNINVLGPKNVEFQTAVVSIDFKNIDNSEAAFLLDNQFGIMTRVGLHCAPLAHKTLGTFPKGTVRFSFGHFNTIEEVDYAADCIYKIANSQV; encoded by the coding sequence ATGCGCAGAATTTATTTAGATAACGCAGCTACTACTTTTCCCAAAGCTCCTACGGTTGCAAAAAGTATGGTTGAGTATATAGAACATATTGGTGGCAATGTTGGAAGAGGAACGCATTTTAGTTCGTATACTGCAGGTTCGGTAGTTTATGAAACAAGAGAATTACTTTCTAAATTGTTTGTATTTGACGACCCTATGAAAGTAGTTTTTACCATGAATATAACACAAAGTATAAACATGATTTTAAAAGGATTTTTAAAGTCAGGCGACCATGTGATTATAACATCGATGGAACATAACGCCGTTCTAAGACCGCTTAGTAGCCTTTCAAAGGAAGGAGTTCAATTTGATGTTTTACAATGCGATGAAACTGGTTTTTTAAATCCAGAAATCATATTAAAATTTATAAGGCCAAATACAAAGCTAATAATTATGTCACATGCTTCAAATGTGACTGGAACCATACAGAACATAAAAAGAATTGGACAAATATGTAAAGAAAAAAATGTTTACTTTTGTTTAGATTCAGCCCAAACTGCTGGAGTTCTTGACATTGATTTTTATGACTTAAATTTAAGCGCACTTGCTTTTACTGGGCATAAAGGATTACTAGGTCCGCAGGGAATTGGAGGTTTTTTGATTTCAACTGAGTTTGCAAACGAGATTAAACCATTAATCGAAGGAGGAACCGGAAGCCTTTCTGAGTCTGAATTTCAACCTTCTTTTTTGCCTGATAAATTCGAATCTGGGACATTGAATATACCAGGAATTTTTGGATTGAATGCAGCAATTAAATACATACTAAATATAGGAACAGAGGAAATCAGAAATAAAGAAAAAGAATTAACAAATAGATTCTTAAACAAAGTATTAAATATAGATAATATTAATGTTTTAGGCCCTAAAAATGTTGAATTTCAAACTGCTGTGGTATCAATTGATTTCAAAAATATAGATAATTCAGAAGCTGCATTTTTGCTTGATAACCAGTTTGGTATTATGACAAGGGTTGGACTTCATTGTGCTCCCCTTGCTCATAAAACTCTTGGAACTTTCCCAAAGGGAACTGTAAGATTCAGCTTTGGGCACTTCAATACAATTGAAGAAGTTGACTACGCAGCTGATTGTATATATAAAATTGCAAATTCGCAGGTTTAG
- the argS gene encoding arginine--tRNA ligase gives MEYKRIIAERLSQLTDIESNQIEKLIELPPKPEMGDFAFPCFQLARTMRKAPNLIAEELKEKINKDGFEKVETAGGYLNFFVNKADANKSILQKILTEKEKYGHTNIGAGKTITIDFSSPNIAKPFHVGHLYSTAIGNSLYKIFTSQGYNCVGINHLGDWGTQFGKLIAAYKRWVDEEALEKEPIKELLRIYVKFHDEAELDPSLEDIARQHFKNLEDGKEEEVKLWQRIKDVSLIEFNRLYDTLKIKFDSYAGESFYNDKMDEVVEMLEEKGLLTESSGAQVVNLDEYNMPPCIIKKSDGATIYATRDLAAALYRKRTYDFYKNVYVVGTPQALHFKQVFTTLKLMGFDWADDCVHVGFGLVKFADKKLSTRKGDVIFLEELLNEAILRAKELIEQKNAALENKEEVAKVVGLGAVVFTYLKNNRERDIVFTWEDILNFDGETAPYVQYSYARGRSILRKAGNVYSDMDFSKMTTSEEFELIKLLGSFNDAINSAIEKYEPSVVTRYILDVAKAFNKFYNLSPILSLEDEALKNARLALVDATTIVIRNGLALLGIDVVERM, from the coding sequence ATGGAATATAAAAGAATAATAGCCGAAAGATTAAGCCAATTAACCGATATCGAATCAAATCAAATTGAAAAATTAATTGAGCTGCCACCAAAGCCCGAGATGGGTGATTTTGCCTTTCCCTGCTTTCAACTTGCAAGAACAATGAGAAAGGCACCAAATTTAATTGCAGAAGAACTTAAGGAAAAAATAAATAAAGACGGATTTGAGAAGGTTGAAACCGCTGGTGGTTACTTAAACTTTTTTGTAAACAAAGCTGACGCAAATAAATCAATTCTTCAAAAAATACTAACCGAAAAAGAAAAATATGGTCACACAAATATAGGCGCAGGTAAAACAATAACTATAGATTTTTCTTCTCCAAATATAGCAAAACCCTTTCATGTAGGGCACTTATACTCCACTGCAATTGGTAATTCATTATACAAAATATTTACTTCTCAAGGCTATAACTGCGTTGGAATCAATCATCTTGGTGATTGGGGAACTCAATTTGGAAAATTGATAGCTGCTTATAAAAGATGGGTTGATGAAGAAGCTCTTGAAAAGGAGCCAATAAAGGAACTATTAAGAATATACGTTAAATTCCATGACGAAGCCGAATTAGACCCAAGTTTAGAAGATATAGCAAGACAGCATTTTAAGAATTTAGAAGATGGAAAAGAAGAAGAAGTAAAGCTATGGCAAAGAATTAAAGATGTAAGCCTTATTGAATTTAATAGACTTTACGATACATTAAAAATTAAATTTGACTCTTATGCAGGCGAAAGCTTCTACAATGATAAAATGGACGAAGTTGTAGAAATGCTTGAAGAAAAAGGGCTTTTAACTGAAAGCAGTGGTGCCCAGGTCGTAAATCTTGATGAATATAACATGCCGCCTTGTATTATTAAAAAGTCTGATGGTGCTACAATTTATGCAACAAGAGACCTTGCTGCAGCTTTATATAGAAAAAGAACATATGATTTTTATAAGAACGTTTATGTAGTAGGAACGCCGCAGGCTTTACACTTTAAACAAGTATTCACCACATTAAAGCTAATGGGATTTGACTGGGCTGATGATTGTGTTCATGTAGGTTTTGGGCTTGTTAAATTCGCAGACAAAAAATTGTCTACAAGAAAGGGAGATGTAATTTTCCTTGAGGAATTGTTAAATGAGGCTATATTAAGGGCTAAAGAACTAATCGAGCAAAAGAATGCTGCATTAGAAAACAAAGAAGAAGTTGCTAAGGTTGTAGGTTTGGGGGCAGTTGTTTTCACTTATCTTAAAAATAACAGGGAAAGAGATATAGTATTTACTTGGGAGGATATATTGAATTTTGATGGAGAAACTGCACCATATGTTCAATACTCCTATGCAAGAGGAAGAAGCATATTAAGAAAAGCTGGCAATGTTTATTCAGATATGGATTTTAGTAAAATGACCACATCGGAAGAATTTGAATTGATTAAATTATTAGGTTCTTTTAATGATGCTATTAACAGTGCAATCGAAAAATATGAGCCCTCTGTTGTTACTCGATATATATTGGACGTAGCTAAGGCATTTAACAAATTCTACAATTTAAGTCCTATTTTATCTCTTGAAGATGAAGCATTGAAAAATGCGAGACTTGCATTAGTCGATGCTACTACTATTGTTATAAGAAATGGTTTGGCACTGCTCGGAATAGA
- a CDS encoding nicotinate-nicotinamide nucleotide adenylyltransferase yields the protein MENINILNILSNEMNAFEMLPIFNQKIKTIKSLINNKIFITKLNILLQEKKFTARDLFASINEYLIKLGPVPDDFLFYLYEYTLNKSFPNANTIGLKEEYNITCEFFLKMYSIMNEIQKYSEDDTWQSKHALHFLNEDEVEDELKHEYKNFVKSFRNQYIYELMKLHREITHHNTIDHICGVHDVAMHIARQIKKIGLPISLAKISGASIGHDIGKFGCRTSELKRLPYLHYYYTDIWFKKNKMPYIGHIAVNHSTWDLELENLPIESLVLIYADFRVKNKKIDDKNVMYIFELKDSFDVILEKLDNVDEKKEKRYRKVYSKLKDFEDYLISLGINVSLESNDKNIKLEPSYSLLQGKEIINNIKYNSIYHNINLMYRLRDESSLNLMLESARSLNDKNNLREYLSVFEEYSQYLTQHQKILMLKFLYDEMINPEDDIRKQCAQLIGTLIATFDEDYRKEVPEDVTIEKPDITGSDLFKQYLDLFLNPDERLIEIHRNWIGYNLNSMLKSLFKSCRTNQLNSIKQIICEYYKSNDYKKSTLIYLIQAIKTIPIDENSSELIKFLINMLKSGDKTIELTSLDAIYNISTRYEYFPLKHELIDELNESLKHCKYEAEEYIKFKTLKQLGENIDFNINKYEPKISEISLSNLKTATNWILKKLQVELLFDFSLENIRTHGLYTAIHYCNILKVSAYESVRNKAGEMLVRLIPHLSMEQRNDIVVELLRALEIEGYQFTKYIPEYLGQIILFLKPVELDEVVDDFVDKIKNAGVQINSLLLKTVAITVANYHTYKSNFFEEDSKYKQRLSKILGVMLNGLVHYEPAIKRVAINVIGKNIFENAKMSIEEKYKIFKLLSKKILTLIPEDKEDELLFFSNASSLNHIYRFISDYSIINGEINIENEKKVAFFPGSFDPFSLSHKEIAKAIRDLGFTVYLQVDEFSWSKQTLPNLLRRKIINLSIADELNMFLFPENVPINIANINDLLKLNEIFPNSEVYLTVGSDVIQNASAYKSSSNDLTIFDFSHIVFERKANLHNLNDVQNISEILGKFKKDIIRLSLSPQYEDISSTQIRDYIDQNKDISALVDPLAEKYIYENGFYRREPQYKSIIKTISLDIDVYEEYDEAFFDMIIDIIGENKILLKQNLIQIAKKYNSRFIVLRDVVKNEIIGVSAFHWLRSSSLYFELLDSEATEYIRENAVGRMIMLDAFIINNMSSYDNILQILITETLSFCIAKDYDYAIYKNQLSLPDDDIQETLKLYGFLNIPHSNSNAMVVNMNSPITLSLDIENVIKEPFRSNKNILRIIKKSRKKLLKALSELYPGHLVLPIDMNIVHESLVRKICNENGVSTIPETPRNLGPFMCVPYGNFLNRYIVPNTVTKSLHTEKFFEPDMKRFEIKAFPYYLDIENQIRMIKSFNRPMILIDDVLHKGYRIKALDPLLKREDIKVHKIIVGILSGRGKEIMDVQNRDVDSVYFIPKLRHWFNENLLYPYIGGDTLWRGEYPKRNLIPSINLILPYASPTFIKGASKKSIFTLSKTCLENALDILKVIEHEYQILRERNLTLSNLGDVFIAPRYPDHGKDVLLDLSLSPSYYLENDIESLNRIEDIINRS from the coding sequence ATGGAAAATATAAATATTCTTAATATTTTGTCAAATGAAATGAATGCCTTTGAAATGTTGCCAATTTTTAATCAAAAGATTAAAACAATTAAAAGTTTGATTAATAACAAGATTTTTATTACCAAGTTGAATATTCTTTTACAGGAAAAAAAGTTTACTGCAAGGGACCTTTTTGCTTCAATCAACGAATATCTAATCAAACTTGGACCAGTTCCAGATGACTTTTTGTTTTATTTATATGAATACACATTAAACAAGTCCTTTCCAAATGCAAACACAATCGGGTTAAAGGAAGAATATAATATTACATGCGAATTTTTCTTAAAAATGTATAGTATTATGAATGAAATTCAAAAATACTCCGAAGATGACACATGGCAGAGCAAACATGCACTTCATTTTTTAAACGAAGATGAAGTTGAAGATGAATTAAAGCATGAGTATAAGAATTTTGTTAAGTCCTTTAGAAATCAGTATATTTACGAACTTATGAAACTGCATAGAGAAATTACCCATCACAATACAATAGACCATATTTGCGGCGTTCACGATGTTGCAATGCATATTGCAAGGCAAATCAAAAAAATAGGTCTTCCAATAAGCCTTGCTAAAATTTCAGGTGCATCAATTGGGCATGATATAGGCAAATTCGGTTGCAGAACTTCTGAACTTAAAAGGCTGCCTTACCTTCATTATTACTATACGGATATCTGGTTTAAGAAAAACAAAATGCCCTACATCGGACACATAGCAGTTAATCATTCCACATGGGATTTAGAACTTGAAAACCTGCCAATAGAATCCCTTGTTCTGATTTATGCAGACTTCAGAGTTAAAAACAAAAAAATTGATGATAAGAACGTGATGTATATATTTGAGCTAAAGGATTCATTTGATGTAATACTTGAAAAACTAGATAACGTGGATGAAAAAAAGGAAAAAAGATATAGAAAAGTATATAGCAAATTAAAGGACTTTGAAGATTACTTAATTAGCCTTGGGATTAATGTTAGCCTCGAATCAAATGATAAAAATATAAAATTAGAACCTTCTTACTCGCTTTTACAGGGAAAAGAAATAATAAACAATATTAAATATAACTCTATTTATCACAACATCAATTTAATGTATAGATTGCGCGATGAAAGCTCATTAAATTTAATGTTGGAGTCTGCTCGTAGTTTAAATGACAAGAATAATTTAAGAGAATATCTTTCGGTTTTTGAAGAATACTCTCAATATTTAACTCAGCATCAAAAAATTCTAATGTTAAAATTTTTGTATGATGAAATGATAAATCCCGAGGATGACATTAGAAAGCAATGTGCACAGCTAATTGGAACATTAATTGCCACATTTGATGAAGATTACAGAAAAGAAGTTCCTGAGGATGTTACGATTGAAAAGCCTGATATTACTGGAAGCGATTTGTTTAAACAATACCTTGATTTGTTTTTAAATCCCGATGAAAGGCTAATTGAAATTCACAGAAATTGGATTGGATATAATCTTAATTCGATGTTAAAGTCTTTATTTAAAAGTTGTAGGACCAACCAGCTTAATTCAATAAAACAAATAATTTGTGAATACTATAAATCAAATGATTACAAAAAATCCACTTTAATCTATTTAATTCAGGCTATCAAGACAATTCCAATCGACGAGAATAGTTCAGAGTTAATTAAATTTTTAATTAACATGCTAAAAAGTGGAGATAAAACTATCGAATTAACTTCACTTGATGCTATTTATAATATTTCTACAAGATATGAATACTTTCCATTAAAACACGAGTTGATTGACGAATTAAATGAAAGTTTGAAGCATTGCAAATATGAAGCAGAAGAATATATAAAATTTAAAACTTTAAAACAGCTTGGAGAAAATATTGATTTCAATATCAATAAATACGAACCAAAAATATCAGAAATATCGCTTAGCAACCTCAAAACGGCAACTAACTGGATTTTGAAAAAACTTCAGGTTGAATTATTGTTTGATTTTTCGTTAGAAAATATTAGAACACACGGTCTGTATACTGCAATTCACTATTGTAATATATTAAAGGTAAGCGCCTATGAGAGCGTAAGAAATAAGGCGGGTGAGATGTTAGTTAGACTTATTCCGCACCTTTCTATGGAACAAAGGAACGATATAGTTGTCGAGTTGTTAAGGGCATTAGAAATAGAAGGATACCAATTCACAAAATATATACCGGAATATCTTGGACAAATAATATTATTTTTAAAACCTGTAGAGCTTGACGAAGTTGTTGACGATTTTGTCGATAAAATCAAAAACGCTGGCGTGCAAATAAATTCGCTGCTTCTAAAAACAGTTGCCATAACTGTTGCAAATTACCACACCTACAAATCAAACTTTTTTGAGGAAGATTCAAAGTATAAGCAAAGATTATCCAAAATATTAGGAGTAATGTTAAACGGATTGGTTCATTACGAACCTGCTATAAAAAGAGTTGCCATAAATGTTATAGGAAAAAATATATTTGAAAACGCTAAAATGTCGATAGAAGAAAAATATAAAATATTTAAGTTGTTATCAAAGAAAATACTTACCCTTATCCCTGAAGATAAAGAAGATGAGTTGCTATTTTTTTCAAATGCATCTTCATTAAATCATATATATAGATTTATATCAGATTATAGTATCATAAATGGAGAAATAAATATAGAAAATGAAAAAAAAGTTGCTTTTTTCCCAGGAAGTTTTGACCCATTTTCATTAAGTCATAAGGAAATTGCAAAGGCCATAAGGGATTTGGGTTTCACGGTTTATCTTCAGGTAGATGAATTTTCATGGTCAAAACAAACTTTGCCAAATTTATTAAGAAGAAAAATAATTAATCTTTCTATCGCAGATGAGTTAAACATGTTTTTATTCCCAGAAAATGTCCCGATTAATATCGCAAATATAAATGATTTATTAAAATTAAATGAAATATTTCCAAATTCAGAAGTATATTTAACAGTTGGAAGCGATGTGATTCAAAATGCCTCAGCATATAAATCATCTTCCAATGATTTGACGATATTTGATTTTTCACATATTGTTTTTGAAAGAAAAGCTAACCTGCATAATTTGAATGATGTCCAAAATATATCAGAAATACTTGGCAAATTTAAAAAGGATATAATCAGGCTTTCACTATCTCCACAGTATGAAGATATAAGCTCAACGCAAATAAGAGACTATATAGACCAAAACAAGGATATTTCTGCACTCGTGGATCCATTGGCAGAGAAATATATTTATGAGAATGGTTTTTACAGAAGGGAACCTCAATATAAATCAATCATTAAAACTATTTCACTTGATATTGATGTATATGAAGAATATGATGAAGCATTTTTTGATATGATAATCGATATTATAGGTGAAAATAAAATATTATTAAAGCAAAACTTGATTCAAATAGCCAAAAAATATAATTCAAGATTTATCGTATTAAGGGATGTTGTAAAAAATGAAATAATCGGGGTATCTGCTTTTCACTGGTTAAGAAGTTCTTCCTTATACTTTGAACTTTTGGATTCAGAAGCAACTGAATATATAAGAGAAAATGCCGTTGGAAGAATGATTATGCTTGATGCCTTCATAATAAACAATATGTCAAGCTATGATAATATTTTACAAATACTGATAACCGAAACTTTATCCTTCTGTATAGCTAAGGACTACGATTATGCAATATATAAAAATCAGCTAAGCCTCCCTGATGATGATATTCAAGAGACATTAAAGCTATATGGATTTTTAAATATACCACATTCAAACAGCAATGCAATGGTTGTCAATATGAATTCACCAATAACGTTAAGTTTAGATATAGAAAACGTTATTAAGGAACCCTTCAGAAGCAATAAAAATATATTAAGGATAATTAAAAAATCCAGAAAAAAATTATTAAAGGCATTATCAGAACTTTATCCTGGACATTTAGTCCTTCCAATTGACATGAACATAGTTCATGAGTCACTTGTTAGAAAGATATGCAATGAAAATGGTGTCTCAACAATTCCAGAAACACCTAGAAATCTTGGACCTTTTATGTGCGTCCCATATGGAAATTTTTTAAACAGATATATAGTTCCTAATACAGTTACAAAATCACTGCACACTGAAAAATTTTTTGAACCTGATATGAAAAGATTTGAAATAAAGGCGTTCCCATATTACCTTGATATTGAAAATCAGATTAGAATGATTAAATCTTTTAACCGTCCAATGATACTAATAGACGATGTTCTTCACAAGGGATATAGAATTAAGGCTCTGGACCCTCTATTAAAAAGAGAAGATATAAAAGTTCATAAGATAATTGTCGGTATTTTATCAGGGCGTGGCAAAGAAATAATGGACGTTCAAAATAGAGATGTCGATAGCGTCTATTTCATACCTAAATTAAGGCACTGGTTCAACGAAAATCTATTATACCCATATATTGGTGGAGACACATTATGGAGAGGGGAATATCCAAAACGCAACCTAATCCCTTCCATTAATTTAATTCTACCCTACGCTTCACCAACCTTTATTAAAGGGGCGTCCAAAAAATCAATCTTTACATTATCAAAGACATGTTTGGAAAATGCTTTAGATATTTTAAAGGTAATAGAGCACGAGTATCAGATATTAAGAGAAAGAAATCTGACGCTTTCTAATCTTGGTGATGTTTTTATTGCTCCGAGATATCCGGACCACGGCAAAGATGTTTTATTGGATTTAAGCCTTTCTCCTTCCTATTACCTCGAAAATGATATAGAAAGCCTAAATAGAATTGAAGACATAATTAACAGAAGTTAG
- a CDS encoding NAD(P)H-dependent oxidoreductase → MIKYVLEGFEYTIVDSVKNVNKLKNKRILFALELDEAGFCHEVNLILSKFTSLGFDSLYDSTAAIIIHSNSELFTKSAAQNIIFLANRLGCRFIGHPLVEAIDGFKNFLTWQKTINKPLEDICYEQCRNLGSRLLYFEKQHFDKPKILALHASNHQTSNTYMLWKMVMKNINSCDIKELHVENGTVLDCIGCSFKTCKHFSEQKSCFYGGIMVEEVYPEVEKADVLLWICPNYNDSISANLSAVINRLTALYRKIKFYDKSIYAIIVSGNSGGDSVAKQLIGALNINKGFKLPPYFAEMQIANDPGSILEVPDIENKAKSFAENIVLENVL, encoded by the coding sequence ATGATTAAATATGTTTTAGAAGGATTTGAATATACAATTGTCGATAGTGTAAAAAATGTAAATAAATTAAAAAATAAAAGGATACTTTTTGCACTTGAGCTTGATGAAGCAGGATTTTGTCATGAAGTCAATTTAATACTCTCTAAGTTTACATCTTTAGGTTTTGACTCATTATATGATTCGACTGCTGCAATCATAATTCACAGCAATAGCGAACTATTTACCAAATCTGCTGCTCAAAATATTATCTTTTTAGCCAATAGATTAGGCTGTAGATTTATTGGCCACCCTCTTGTTGAAGCAATTGATGGTTTTAAGAATTTTTTAACTTGGCAAAAGACAATTAATAAACCTTTAGAAGATATATGCTATGAACAGTGCAGAAATTTGGGTTCGAGATTATTATATTTTGAAAAGCAGCACTTTGATAAACCAAAAATATTGGCTCTACATGCCAGCAATCACCAAACATCAAATACCTATATGCTCTGGAAAATGGTCATGAAAAATATTAATTCTTGCGATATAAAAGAACTTCACGTGGAGAATGGAACAGTCCTTGATTGCATAGGGTGCTCATTTAAAACCTGCAAGCATTTCAGCGAACAAAAAAGCTGTTTTTATGGTGGAATTATGGTAGAGGAAGTTTACCCCGAGGTTGAAAAGGCAGATGTTCTGCTTTGGATTTGTCCAAATTACAACGATTCCATTTCCGCAAATTTAAGCGCTGTTATTAATAGGCTTACGGCTTTATACAGAAAGATTAAGTTTTATGATAAGTCAATTTATGCGATAATCGTTTCTGGAAATTCTGGAGGGGACAGCGTTGCGAAACAGCTGATTGGAGCACTTAATATCAATAAAGGTTTTAAGCTTCCTCCATACTTTGCAGAAATGCAAATTGCTAACGACCCTGGTAGTATTCTTGAAGTTCCTGATATAGAAAACAAGGCTAAATCTTTTGCAGAAAATATAGTCCTTGAAAATGTGTTGTAA
- a CDS encoding lactate/malate family dehydrogenase, which produces MFCYKYNDNFLFSFYEYDFTKVDVSELITADKVYFLGKLPLLKSRECFIVNSISELFSSEENIDLLNESNYQYDVIDFIKYKIAQRRLVYINTNYPNWSKLLKYNLSKKFRINVIGLGDVGGTLLIGLRLLGSDVVQSIGIYDRNKEKVDRWIYEINQIYSPFSDFEYPKVNSIDIDEIFDCDVFVFCVSAGVPELGEKGDVRMLQFEGNSNIIMQYAKMARQKKFKGIFAVVSDPVDLLCKVAYLESNKDNNNSYDFEGLSSSQIIGFGLGVMNARAIFYSNEIEGAENYSIEGRVFGPHGQGIIVANSIKNYDDNVSVRLTAKVKNANLDVRKTGYKPYIAPALSSGALSIISMLKGEWFYGSTFLAGVFFGCKIRYLEGFIEIEKSDIPPQLMERIRKSYNDLEVIL; this is translated from the coding sequence ATGTTTTGCTATAAATACAACGATAATTTTTTATTCTCGTTTTATGAATATGATTTTACAAAGGTAGACGTAAGCGAGTTAATAACAGCTGATAAAGTTTATTTTCTTGGAAAACTGCCCCTATTAAAATCAAGGGAATGTTTTATTGTGAATTCAATAAGTGAACTTTTTTCATCTGAAGAAAATATTGATTTGCTGAATGAATCAAATTATCAATACGATGTAATTGATTTCATTAAATATAAGATTGCACAAAGAAGGCTTGTATATATCAATACTAATTATCCTAATTGGAGTAAATTGTTAAAATATAATTTGAGCAAAAAATTTAGAATAAATGTAATTGGACTTGGAGACGTTGGTGGAACACTACTAATTGGACTTCGATTATTAGGTTCCGACGTTGTTCAAAGCATTGGAATTTATGATAGAAATAAAGAAAAAGTCGACAGGTGGATTTATGAGATAAATCAAATATATTCTCCTTTTTCAGATTTTGAATATCCAAAAGTTAATTCAATCGATATAGATGAAATATTTGACTGTGATGTTTTTGTATTCTGTGTGAGCGCAGGAGTTCCTGAACTTGGTGAAAAAGGCGATGTAAGGATGCTACAATTTGAAGGAAACTCTAATATAATAATGCAATATGCCAAAATGGCAAGACAAAAAAAATTTAAAGGAATTTTTGCAGTTGTATCCGACCCGGTTGATTTACTCTGTAAAGTTGCCTACCTTGAAAGCAACAAAGATAACAATAATTCTTATGATTTTGAAGGGTTATCTTCTAGTCAAATAATTGGATTTGGCCTTGGAGTTATGAACGCAAGAGCAATCTTTTACTCAAATGAAATCGAAGGGGCTGAAAATTATTCAATTGAAGGCAGAGTATTTGGTCCTCATGGTCAGGGAATAATAGTTGCAAATAGCATTAAAAATTATGATGATAATGTGTCAGTTAGACTAACAGCTAAAGTGAAAAATGCTAATCTGGATGTAAGAAAAACGGGTTATAAACCCTATATAGCCCCTGCTCTTTCAAGTGGAGCGCTTTCTATCATTTCTATGTTAAAAGGTGAATGGTTTTATGGCTCTACCTTTTTAGCTGGTGTTTTCTTCGGGTGTAAAATAAGATATTTAGAAGGATTTATCGAAATTGAAAAGTCAGACATTCCTCCTCAACTTATGGAAAGAATCAGAAAAAGTTATAATGATTTGGAAGTGATATTGTGA